From a single Natronorubrum tibetense GA33 genomic region:
- a CDS encoding universal stress protein, producing the protein MSRHVLVPIDGAGQSYAGLEYCFTSFPNATLTALHVVDPSYDHYTSVGESDPPEKRAEERGERFLERATDLADDHGHEIRTELRTGRPHTEILSVASEEDVDHLVMGSHGQSPITSPFLGRVSEAVVRRSPVSTTIVPEAPTAIRERDLPGRVLVAVDGSEQAEAAAAYAIETFPDASHTLLNVVNLGFDHDHVDVEGTYLDEIRTAHETRAEEILESAAAVAAERGGDVETATAYGTPAAEIVDYADDEGYDQIVMGSHGRSLAARLLIGSVAERVARDSPRTVTLVRGEPETA; encoded by the coding sequence ATGTCACGACACGTCCTCGTTCCGATCGACGGGGCTGGGCAGTCCTACGCCGGCCTCGAGTACTGTTTCACATCGTTCCCGAATGCGACGCTCACCGCGTTACACGTCGTCGATCCGTCGTACGACCACTACACGAGCGTCGGTGAGTCTGATCCACCCGAGAAACGCGCCGAGGAACGCGGCGAGCGGTTCCTCGAGCGGGCGACGGACCTGGCTGACGACCACGGCCACGAGATCAGGACGGAACTTCGAACCGGTCGGCCGCACACGGAGATCCTGTCGGTGGCGTCCGAGGAGGACGTCGACCACCTCGTAATGGGGAGCCACGGCCAATCACCGATCACCAGCCCCTTCCTCGGTCGCGTCAGCGAGGCCGTGGTTCGCCGATCGCCCGTTTCGACGACGATCGTTCCCGAAGCGCCGACGGCGATCCGCGAACGCGACCTTCCGGGTCGCGTCCTCGTCGCGGTCGACGGCTCCGAGCAGGCCGAGGCAGCGGCCGCGTACGCTATCGAGACGTTTCCGGACGCGTCCCACACCCTGCTAAACGTGGTCAATCTCGGATTCGATCACGATCACGTGGACGTCGAGGGGACCTACCTCGACGAGATCCGCACGGCCCACGAGACGCGCGCCGAGGAGATCCTCGAGTCTGCCGCTGCGGTCGCCGCGGAGCGCGGCGGCGATGTCGAGACGGCAACCGCCTACGGGACGCCGGCCGCGGAAATCGTCGACTACGCCGACGACGAAGGCTACGACCAGATCGTCATGGGGAGCCACGGCCGATCGCTGGCCGCCCGACTGTTGATCGGCTCCGTCGCGGAACGGGTCGCGCGCGACTCGCCGCGAACGGTGACGCTGGTCCGGGGTGAGCCGGAGACGGCGTGA
- a CDS encoding universal stress protein, whose protein sequence is MNDRILVPYDGSPPSEKALEYTFEMFTDPEVTALYVVPTPEGYWAAFEDSEDRIPNVDEARERGREILTEAESIASDHDATLDTEVVLGKPNRIIVDRAEHEDYDTIVIGSHGREGVSRVLLGSVAETVVSRAPIPVLVVR, encoded by the coding sequence ATGAACGACCGAATTCTCGTTCCGTACGACGGGTCGCCGCCGTCCGAGAAGGCGCTCGAATACACCTTCGAGATGTTCACCGACCCGGAGGTCACCGCCCTCTACGTCGTCCCGACACCGGAAGGCTACTGGGCCGCGTTTGAGGACTCCGAAGACCGGATCCCGAACGTCGACGAGGCCCGCGAGCGCGGCCGCGAGATCCTCACCGAGGCCGAGTCGATCGCGAGCGACCACGACGCGACCCTCGACACCGAGGTCGTCCTCGGCAAGCCGAACCGGATCATCGTCGATCGGGCTGAACACGAGGACTACGACACGATCGTGATCGGGAGCCACGGCCGCGAGGGCGTCTCGCGGGTTCTGCTCGGGAGCGTCGCCGAGACCGTCGTCAGCCGAGCGCCTATCCCTGTCCTCGTTGTCCGATAA
- a CDS encoding universal stress protein — translation MSRQLLVPVDGSPLSERALEYAFDAHDDVSVVALHVIDPADPGYSAPMDVDVRTEPSHGSEAWYDRAGEMEEAIFEDVRDLAAEYDADLTTESAVGDPARRIVDYAEDHDIAAIVMGSHGRSGQTRLLLGSTAELVVSRAPVTVTVVRDEDADAGLA, via the coding sequence ATGTCTCGCCAGCTACTTGTCCCAGTCGACGGTTCACCGCTTTCCGAACGTGCGCTCGAATACGCGTTCGACGCCCACGACGACGTCTCCGTCGTCGCGCTTCACGTGATCGATCCGGCGGATCCGGGGTACAGCGCGCCCATGGATGTCGACGTCAGGACAGAACCTTCGCACGGATCCGAGGCGTGGTACGATCGCGCCGGGGAGATGGAAGAAGCGATTTTTGAGGACGTTCGCGACCTCGCGGCCGAGTACGACGCGGATCTCACGACGGAATCCGCGGTCGGCGACCCGGCCCGCCGGATCGTCGACTACGCCGAAGACCACGACATCGCCGCGATCGTCATGGGCAGCCACGGGCGATCCGGACAGACGCGGTTGTTGCTCGGCAGCACCGCCGAACTGGTCGTTAGTCGGGCGCCGGTCACCGTTACCGTCGTCCGCGACGAAGACGCCGACGCAGGTCTCGCGTAA
- a CDS encoding DUF2267 domain-containing protein: MNYKDFVGQVQHRLEYAQFGQAVRATRAVLTTLGERLQEGEATDLASPLPMEIDRYLTEAEHGQRFDYGEFLDRVAERGGVDRADANYHAQQIVALVAEVVPPGNIDKADAQLPDDFDTLFELIEAEAE; encoded by the coding sequence ATGAACTACAAAGACTTCGTCGGACAGGTCCAGCACAGACTCGAGTACGCACAGTTCGGACAGGCCGTCAGGGCAACGCGGGCCGTCCTGACCACGCTCGGCGAGCGCCTCCAGGAGGGCGAGGCGACGGACCTCGCCAGCCCGCTCCCGATGGAGATCGATCGCTACCTGACCGAGGCCGAACACGGCCAGCGCTTCGACTACGGGGAGTTCCTGGACCGCGTCGCCGAACGCGGCGGCGTCGATCGAGCCGACGCGAACTACCACGCCCAGCAGATCGTCGCGCTCGTTGCCGAGGTCGTTCCTCCAGGAAACATCGACAAAGCGGACGCGCAACTGCCTGATGACTTCGATACGCTCTTCGAACTGATCGAGGCGGAAGCGGAGTGA
- a CDS encoding class I SAM-dependent methyltransferase has translation MTALEDPPEDGSEVFPREPTNWNAADAPPGPIATVPRSKAAASEWYDALSGWYDAIADPFERSARATGLDVLDAAPGERVLDVGCGTGTALVSIANNVGPNGTAVGIDLADGMCRESRRALAATGLDPGIVIAGDAATMPVRTGAFDALFASFVLELFDTPDILDVLAEWRRVLAPDGRLCVVSLSRRDDGPVTRLYESVHDRFPTKVDCRPIYVRDTLREAGFRIAETRDERAWRLPVEVVLCRPN, from the coding sequence GTGACTGCCCTCGAGGACCCGCCGGAAGACGGCAGTGAGGTCTTCCCGAGGGAGCCGACCAACTGGAACGCGGCGGACGCGCCGCCGGGCCCGATCGCCACCGTCCCGCGATCCAAGGCGGCCGCCAGCGAGTGGTACGACGCGCTCAGTGGGTGGTACGACGCGATCGCCGATCCGTTCGAGAGGTCGGCCCGGGCTACGGGACTGGACGTGCTCGACGCCGCGCCGGGCGAGCGCGTCCTCGATGTCGGTTGCGGGACCGGAACCGCGCTCGTGTCGATCGCCAACAATGTCGGCCCGAATGGAACCGCCGTCGGGATCGACCTGGCGGACGGGATGTGTCGCGAATCGCGGCGGGCGCTCGCGGCAACCGGACTCGACCCGGGCATCGTGATCGCGGGCGACGCGGCGACGATGCCGGTCCGGACCGGCGCGTTCGACGCCCTGTTCGCGAGTTTCGTCCTCGAACTCTTCGACACGCCCGATATTCTGGACGTCCTCGCGGAGTGGCGACGCGTGCTCGCTCCGGACGGACGCCTCTGTGTCGTCTCACTGTCCCGGCGCGATGACGGGCCCGTCACGCGGCTCTATGAGTCGGTCCACGATCGGTTCCCGACGAAGGTCGACTGTCGACCGATCTACGTCCGTGACACGCTTCGCGAAGCGGGGTTTCGGATCGCCGAGACGCGCGACGAACGCGCCTGGCGGCTGCCGGTCGAAGTCGTCCTGTGTCGGCCGAACTGA
- a CDS encoding universal stress protein, with protein sequence MTKHVLVPLDGSDPSWTAFDHALDQHAGDRISVLNVVDPAEGVYPGPEGGYYDGTVFDHAFERGETLCEQARDRLEERGEHAETILETAVETGRPARTIIQYAEEHDVDHVVLGSHGRKGVSRVLLGSVAETVARRAPVPVTIVR encoded by the coding sequence ATGACGAAACACGTACTCGTTCCGCTGGATGGATCCGATCCGTCGTGGACTGCCTTCGATCACGCGCTCGACCAGCACGCCGGGGATCGAATCTCGGTACTCAACGTCGTCGATCCCGCCGAAGGCGTTTACCCGGGGCCGGAAGGAGGCTACTACGATGGGACGGTCTTCGATCACGCATTCGAACGCGGCGAAACGCTCTGTGAGCAGGCGCGCGATCGACTCGAGGAGCGAGGCGAGCACGCGGAGACGATCCTCGAAACGGCCGTCGAAACGGGCCGTCCGGCGCGGACGATCATCCAGTACGCCGAGGAGCACGACGTCGATCACGTCGTCCTCGGGAGTCACGGTCGGAAAGGCGTCTCGCGGGTCCTGCTCGGGAGCGTCGCCGAAACGGTGGCTCGCCGGGCGCCGGTGCCGGTGACGATCGTTCGCTGA
- a CDS encoding pyridoxamine 5'-phosphate oxidase family protein, giving the protein MDRIEYVYTVGITDDEVESRLEETDTSVLGLASADDAYAIPVAHHYENGRLYLRLSSESEDTKLSYIEDTNAACLTLYDVDEAGDSWSVIATGPVRKLTGDEREAFDPTAVNRSFLQLRVFDEDIEAIELEIYELEIETLTGRKTVE; this is encoded by the coding sequence ATGGATCGAATCGAGTACGTCTACACGGTCGGCATAACCGACGATGAGGTCGAGTCCCGGCTCGAGGAAACCGACACCAGCGTTCTCGGGCTCGCGTCCGCGGACGACGCCTACGCGATCCCAGTCGCACACCACTACGAGAACGGGCGGCTCTACCTCCGGCTGTCGAGCGAGTCAGAGGACACGAAGCTATCGTATATTGAGGACACCAACGCCGCATGCCTCACGCTATACGATGTCGACGAGGCCGGCGACTCCTGGAGCGTCATTGCGACCGGTCCGGTCCGAAAACTCACCGGCGACGAACGTGAGGCGTTCGATCCGACGGCGGTCAACCGATCGTTCCTCCAGCTCAGGGTCTTCGACGAGGACATCGAGGCGATCGAGCTCGAGATCTACGAACTCGAGATTGAGACGCTCACCGGCCGAAAAACGGTGGAGTAG
- a CDS encoding DUF7553 family protein: MNKHFDDSRYYLSRAGEHAKLGLSETVEPYARRVRELIGRESEPEPEPNRLEAVRDGVVDLERNAAGQARGVVGSARATLSRSDAADSADDR; this comes from the coding sequence ATGAACAAGCATTTCGACGACAGCCGCTACTACCTCAGCCGCGCCGGCGAACACGCGAAACTCGGTCTCAGCGAAACCGTCGAGCCCTACGCGAGGCGAGTCCGCGAACTGATCGGCCGCGAGTCCGAACCGGAGCCCGAACCGAACCGCCTCGAGGCGGTTCGAGACGGCGTGGTCGATCTGGAGCGCAACGCCGCAGGACAGGCTCGTGGGGTCGTGGGGAGCGCTCGAGCGACGCTCTCGCGGTCTGACGCGGCCGACTCAGCCGACGACCGCTGA
- a CDS encoding cob(I)yrinic acid a,c-diamide adenosyltransferase: MTIYTGRGDDGQTDLRNMTRVSKTSARIEAYGTVDELNALIGTIRPTGYDDVDEQLRTVQNHLHVVQADFANPDPDDDDPAVRAEHVETIEGWIDAYDEELEPLTSFILPTGSEHGAALHHARTVCRRAERRAVALASEEQINEQAVQYLNRLSDGLFTFGRVVNKRDGEPEDSPQY; this comes from the coding sequence ATGACGATCTACACCGGTCGCGGCGACGACGGACAGACCGATCTCCGGAATATGACCCGCGTCTCAAAGACCAGCGCGCGCATCGAGGCCTACGGGACCGTCGACGAACTCAACGCCTTAATCGGAACGATTCGACCAACCGGCTACGACGATGTCGACGAGCAGTTGCGAACGGTCCAGAACCACCTCCACGTCGTGCAGGCGGACTTCGCGAACCCCGACCCCGACGATGACGATCCCGCAGTGCGAGCCGAGCACGTCGAGACCATCGAAGGCTGGATCGATGCGTACGACGAAGAACTCGAGCCACTGACCTCTTTTATCCTACCGACGGGCAGCGAACACGGTGCAGCGCTCCACCACGCCAGAACCGTCTGTCGGCGCGCCGAGCGCCGGGCCGTCGCACTCGCCAGCGAGGAGCAGATCAACGAGCAAGCCGTGCAGTATCTGAACCGGCTCTCGGACGGCCTGTTTACGTTCGGTCGCGTCGTCAACAAGCGCGACGGCGAGCCGGAAGACTCGCCCCAGTACTGA